The DNA window TACATATATGTcaatatatacaaacacaaaaaTCTTTCCTTGTGCACGATGTAATGGCTACTGGAGGATAGGTGCCCAGCCCTAATTGTCTAGTAGTATTTGCTTCCCCCCAGGACTCATGGCTCTGATTTTGCACATGTCCTAGGAAAGACCCTGGGACAGAGGCTGGGGTAAGGGCGTGGGGGCAGTGCGGAGACCCAACCCAAGAGAATGAGCTTGGAGGTAACTGGGCATCTCTTCCCTTCCGGGTGGCGATCTGACAAGATGGAGTGTTCTCATGGCCACAGACCTCCAAGTGTTCAGGGAACACAGGTAGATTCTCACCATCTCGTTCGGGGCGCCACCTCCAGTCAGAGGACTCCCCAGGCTCCTCACCTGTCCCACAAGCTGCTTCACCCATGGCTAAGGACAGAGGGCCCCAGGGTGGTGGGtgcccaggggcagggggctgccagGTCACGGCCGACTTGCCACCGTGAACCCTGGAGCTGGGGGTGACAAGTAAGTACTGCCTGCCGTTTCCCTCAGGGCAAGAAGGGGACCCGAACCCCACCCAGGGCCAGGCACGGAGGGGTCTGCAGCGCTTTCCCAGAGAGGGTGGCTCGGCCCGATGCAAGACAGCCCTCTCGGAGGCATGACCTGCTCTTTCCTGTCTACATCCTCGCTCCACACTTCTCGGAAGTGATgttttcccttcaaaattcaaGCATATGTTGTGTTTGACCCATAAAACAATCtttggcttggggcgcctgggtggctcagtcagttaagcatccgactttggctcaggtcatgatctcacggtccgtgagttcgagcctcgtgttgggctctgagctgggagcctggagcctgcttcggattctgtgtctccctctctctctgcctctcccccgctcatgccctgtctgtctctctctcaaaataaacattaaaaaaatttaaaaacaatctttggCTTAACAAAAAGATGAACTACCTTTTAGTTTAACTACTTGAACTTTATCTCCTAAACTCCACGTAGAGTAGAATGTTTACCCTGTGGCTTCCACACTGACCCGTCACTGCATACCTCTCCTCTCTGGTCTGAGAAGCCCGAGCCTCCACTGGCCTCGGTTGCCTCCTCTGACCTGTGGCCCCTTCTAGGGACGAAGGAGTcgccctcctgcccctgcctgcaCCCCCACGGCCAATGAGGGTCTTACCTATGTTGCAGTTCTTGCCGGTGGGGCCAGGGGGGTACAGGCCTGTgatgtgtccctctgtctcctggCAGATTGCACTACCACAGGGCTCCTTGGCACAGGACCTGGCAGGGGCTGCGGCTCTCAGGGAGAGGCTGAGCGTCAAGAACACAGCGGCCTGGGGTTGTGACCTCAAGGTCAGGGCACAAGGACCCCTGGAGCCCACAAGGCTGCTTTGGGTCAGCATGTTTTTGGGGTCTCTGTCCTTCTTGGGCACCTGGCCCTAgcatcctgggggagggggtggggctctTTGACCGGGAAAGGTCTCTCGGCCCAGAGGGAGGGGCAAGGGATCCCAAGGCAAAAAGCAGGGGAAAATCATCGGCTTCCAGTGCCTGGTGCCTGGGCTGCGTCGAGGTGAGACCATCACCATTGTACAGAGAAGTCACCTGTACTGGGGTGGGGACTAAATGACACTTTAGGACAGCCAAGATGACACTTCATACTTTCCTAAATTGTGCAGGTCTTATCCCTACACGAAATAAATATCTGGGCATAGATGTCATCAGATTCGTTCTCTCCTCTCACGAAGAAAGAGAAACTCCATGGGGAAAGGGCGCGAGTAGAATTTCTAGCATCGTGTAAACAGtcatcctcctctctccctctgccaagtACAGATAGTCGAATTCACATATCAATGTTCTTGTGATGTAACTCCACTGTAACAGTAACAACCACTAATCACTAAGTGTGTGCCATGTGAGAAGCAGGACGCTAAGTGCTTGCTCGGTATATATTTATATCCTGTTTAATAGTCCCTggtactattcccattttacaggggaggctcagagaggttaagaaacttaccTGAGGCTGCACAGCTAATCTGTAGTGAAGCTTGAATTTACACCGCCTCCTACTATGCTACAGCCTGAACTCCCCGaacacatttaaggaaaaaaaaatcccaacaataCCTCCAACGGTTGCCGCGGATTCATCTGTCCCTCCTGGAGGAGTTGGGATGGAAGCATCTGTGGGGAAGGTGGCTGTTTGGGTCTCTTCTCCTGAGTGCAAGGGGCTTGAGGACTCGATTTCTAGGTGTGCCTCTGCAGGGCGCTGGGTCTGCTGGGTCCATTCAGACTCTGGGACGCTAGTGCCGATGACCACGTCCAGCCCTGACGTGTGACCAGACAGGTCTCTGCCGATTTCAGTCCTGTCTCCAGAAGCCATCGGAGTGGCCGAAGCCCAGCCCGATGCCTCTGTGCCCACATCGTGGGTGGTGGTTGGCTCCTCCCGCGCTTCCGGGGTGGCCGAGCCCTCCCCGGGGCCTTCCGGAAAGGCTGAGGTGCTGCCGCTCACCGCCAGGCCTGAGCCTCCCTCCACATCAGCGTCGGGGAAGGTGGGGGTGGTTTCACTTACATCAGGGGACCCGGAAGCCCCTCCGCTCACCTCAGGGGCAGCAGACGCCCCCGCTCCAGCCTCAGGAAAGGCAGGTGTCTCGCTGCTGGATTCCGGGACCGATCCTACCCCAGACCCGGGGAACGTTGGGGTGGCTCCACTCATTTCCCCAGACGCAGAGGCTTCTCCACTGGACTCGAAAAGCCGGGGTGTGTGTGTCATAGGGGGTCTTTGTGCAAGTTCCTGGGACACAGTTGGTTCAGTGACACCCTCCACGAACTCAGAAGTGATTAAAGTGACTTCTGGAAGTCCTGAGGCCTCTCCACTGGTGCCCGTGGCCGCAGAAGATTCGCCACTTACATCCACAGTGCCAGAAAAGTCCCCACTAAAATACGGAGTACTTGATGGCTCCCCACCGGGCTCCACCAGCCCGGACTGCGGCCCGCTCAGGTCCAAAAATCCCGAATGGTCTCCAGACACGTCTGGTGCTCCAGAATGGGCACCACTGAGTTCCACAATGCCCGAAGGCCCTTCTCCTGCTTCTTGGGCTGTTGGAGCCTGGGTTACAGATTCCACCAAAGTCCTGTCTACAAGAGAGACAGTGGGGAAACCGGAAGCAAGTCCACTGCCGTCATATGCTCCTGAGGGCAGGCTGCTCCCGATCTCTGCCCCGGAGGATTCTCCACTGACCTCAGCTACTGCACTTGGCAGGCCACTGAATTCTGGAGGCGGGGAGGTAAACCCGCCGGAGTCAACTGCTCCAGAAGACCGTCCACTGACATCCATGATCCCAGATGTGCCTGACAGACCTGCCTCCCCTGAAGGGAGTCCACTGAGTTCCACAGACCCCAagccttcttcttctttaaatgtaGTTGGGGTCACTTCGACCAAACTGGTGTCCACAAACGTAATGCCAGAAGATTCACCGCTGCCACTCACGGCACTGGGAACCAGGTCAGGGATTCCAGAGGTCGTGCCACTGACACCAGGGACCCCAGATGTTTCCCCACTCAGGTCGGTTATGCCAAATGGTTGACCACTGCCAGAAAGAACTCCAGAAGCTTCTCCACTGACATCTGGTTGGCCGGAGACCAGTCCACTGAGCTCAGTCACTGCAGATGTTTCCCCAGAAAACCCTGATGCCTGCCCACTGACTTCAAAAAGCCCAGATGTTCCCCCGCTGATGTCAGGAAATCCTGACGGCTGTCCACTGACACCAAAGAATCCGGATGTTTCCCCACTGATGTCAGGAGACCCAGAGGCTTGGCCACTGAGTTCAGCTCCTGACGGGAGTCCGCTAACTGCCCCACTAATGTCCAACTCGCTGGAGGGCAGCCCAGATGTTTCTCCGGCACCACTAATGCCAATAGTCCCCCTCCCTTCCAGTTCACTTGCAGTGGTGGTTGTGACCACTTCCACCAATGTAGTATCCACTAGGGAGACGGTTGGGAATCCAGAGGGAAGTCCACTAAAGTCAGGTAGGCCAGAGGATGGGCCACTTCCAAGGTCCACCCCAGAATACTCACCACTAAATCCAGATGGAAGACCACTTGCTTCTGGAGCTTGCCCACTTCCTAGAGTTCCAGAAGGTATTCTGCCTAAGTCCAAGTCTCCGGAAGCTGACCCAATCAAGTCTTCTTTCCCAGAAGGCAACCCACTGAGTTCCTCAGCTCCAGAAGCAGAGGTCTCCAGACCCTCCCCTCCAGAATAAAATTCACTGAGGTCCCCTACTCCAGAAGCAGAAGTCTCTGGATGACCCTCTACTCCAGAAGGCAGCCCACTGAGGTCCCCTACTCCAGAGGCAGAGGTCTCTAGACCTTCTCTTCCAGAAGGAAGTCCACTGAGGTCCCCTATTCCAGAGGCAGAGACTTCTGGACCTTCTCCAGAAGGCAGCCCGCTGAGGACCTCTACTCCAGAGGCAGAGACTTCTGGACCTTCTCCAGAAGGCAGCCCGCTGAGGACCTCTACTCCAGAGGCAGAGACTTCTGGACCTTCTCCAGAAGGCAGCCCGCTGAGGTCCCCTACTCCAGAGGCAGAGACTTCTGGACCTTCTGCAGAAGGCAGCCCGCTGAGGACCTCTACTCCAGAGGCAGAGACTTCTGGACCTTCTGCAGAAGGCAGCCCGCTGAGGTCCCCTACTCCAGAGGCAGAGACTTCTGGACCTTCTCCAGATGGCAGCCCGCTGAGGACCTCTACTCCAGAGGCAGAGACTTCTGGACCTTCTCCAGAAGGCAGCCCGCTGAGGACCTCTACTCCAGAGGTAGAGACTTCTGGACCTTCTCCAGAAGGTAGTCCACTGAGGTCCCCTACTCCAGAGGCAGAGACTTCTGGACCTTCTCCAGAAGGCAGCCCACTAAGGACCTCTACTCCAGAGGCAGAGACTTCTGGACCTTCTCCAGAAGGCAGCCCACTGAGGACCTCTACCCCAGAGGCAGAGACTTCTGGACCTTCTGCAGAAGGCAGCCCGCTGAGGACCTCTACTCCAGAGGCAGAGACTTCCGGACCTTCTCCAGATGGCAGCCCGCTGAGGTCCCCTACTCCAGAGGCAGAGACTTCTGGACCTTCTCCAGAAGGCAGCCCGCTGAGGACCTCTACTCCAGAGGCAGAGACTTCTGGACCTTCTCCAGAAGGCAGCCCACTGAGATCCCCTACTCCAGAGGCAGAGACTTCTGGACCTTCTCCAGATGGCAGTCCGCTGAGGTCCCCTACTCCAGAGGCAGAGACTTCTGGACCTTCTCCAGAAGGCAGCCCGCTGAGGACCTCTACTCCAGAGGCAGAGACTTCTGGGCCTTCTGCAGAAGGCAGCCCGCTGAGGTCCCCTACTCCAGAGGCAGAGGTCTCCAGGCCCTCACCTCCAACTTTAGGAATGCTGGGCCCTGTAATTCTATCTTCATCCCCGGAGGCCAGTCCACTTTCCACAGGCAGGCCTGAGCCCACTGCAGAGGTGAGACCACTGGAGTCAAGATCTCCAGAGGGCAGTCCACTTGAAATTTCCCCTGAGGGCTGTCCACTGGAGTCCAGACGTCCTGAAACTTCTCCACTGCCTGTGAAGTCACCACTGACTTCGGGTACCCCGGATGCCTCCCCAGAGCCTGGCATCTCAGTTCCACTGGGCACTGGGGGGGCAAGTGTGGATGGCTCCTCCCAGGGGAAGGGCTCCTCCGAGGGGCCTGGCTCCTCCGAGGGGGACGGCTCCTCCGAGGCTGAGGGCACTTCCGTTCCAGAAGGGCCTTCTGTGCTCTCCTCTGTTGCTGCACTGGTGGGAGGCCACGTTGGAGGGATccctggaagaaaggaagaagaaagatgaggTGTGGATTTAGTAACCCTGCCCTATTTAAGCTCACTCGTTCCTTCCACAGCAAAATGTTGCTTGAGAGGTGTGTTTAGACATTTTCTAGTGGAGCCTTGCTCAGTGTCTGGGGAAGGCAAGGAAGGAGGGGACCAGGAAGCGCCTCACCTGGCCGCTGTGCTCTGTGAGGCTCCAGGGGATGCCATCCCCATGGAAGTAGGGGCCTGGCTCCCATGAAAAGTAATCAAGGGCACCTCTCAGGCACCTCCATACTTGGATCTTTTATCTAAATCCACGATTTGCAAAGTGTGGTCTCTGAACCAGCAACACCAGCATTGTCTGGGAGCTTGATAGAAAAGCAGATTCTCAGATCTCACCCCAGTCCCACTGGTTCAgggagtctggggtgggggcggcatgttgtctttttttttttttttttaatgtttatttatttcttttgagagagagagagtgcgagtggggaagaggggcaaagggagggagggagaggaagaggaagaggaagagagagagacagagagagagagagagagagagagagagagagagagagagaaccctaagcaggctccacactcagtgcagagcccaacacagggctcgatctcaggaaccatgagatcatggcctgagcaaaaatcaagagttggatacttaaccgactgagccacccaggcaccccagcttgttgtctttttttaaaatatttatttattttggggagagcacaagcagagaaggggcagagggaaggggacagaggatctgaactgggctctatgctgaccggttgacagcagagagcctgatacggggctcgaactcacgaactgtgagatcataacctgagccgaagttggacgctcaacccactgagccacccaggtgccccagcatgtTATCTTTTAAtaagctcccccacccccgaacCCTGACAACACTGATGACCCCTCAAGTTTGAGAATCATTCATCCAAACCATCCCTTCAAGGCAGGGGAGGCCAGCTGGTGTTGTTTGCAAAAATACATCAAGTACATCAACTTTTTCAATTCTGAGAGTGCTATTACAGAGGATTtggaaaacagaggaaagaagcCCCATCATGCTAAATAATCAtgatggcattcttttttttttccatgggcATTTAAAAACAACCTAGCTGGGATTGGACCTCGCATGTTCCTTTGGGCTCATTTCTTAGGTAGAGAGCCTGAGCACAGCGGGTGCTATCCCTCCAGGCAGAATCTTGGCGGTGGGTAGGGGGTTCAGGATAGCAGTCGTGGCATTCAAGAGGACTTCCCGTGGAAACTCCCACTAGCTGCTGCCAGGATCCTGTGCCAAGCCACACACTCAAGCCAAAGAGGACTCAGTTATTTTTGTCCTGGTGAAGGGGGAGGTAAGGAAAGGGTCACAGGCGGGTGTGGCTGCTGGGTGAGGTCTCTGGGCCAGAATCCCACCTGCTCCACTGATGCACCCTCACCTTCTGGCATGGAGGGAGGCCAGGCTTTGTGTTTCTAGCAGCCAGAGGAGCGCCGAGCACGGCTGAATTGCTGGGGAACAGTGCACTGAGTGACTAGATGACGAACTGGGAAGCTCTGATGGACTCGTTCCTTCAAATGAACGTGCCCCTGGGTGAGGTGACTCTACTAAGCACACACACATTACTGTGCATTTAATTCAGCCTTACGCGgggatgcctggatggttcagccggttaagcgtccgactcttgatttcagctcaggtcacgatctcacggttcatgagttcgagccccacatcgggctctgtgctaacagtgcagagcctgcttgggactctctctctctccctctctctctgcccctcccctgctggtactctctctctctctcaaaatataaatatataagtaaatattagcATATCCAACGGCCCTGAGAAGGTCTGCAGTGAGGAAACCTGTTAATCTTTCTGTAAGCCAGCATTTCCCTTATGGCCACAAAACACTTTTTCCAACAGGGTGAGGGGCCTAGAAGCTTTCATCCCATCAAGTCCCATCTGATTTTATCAGGACAGATGGGGCTCAGGAAGTTCTGGCTGGGGATGCCTGGCCCAGAAGAGACACATAGAAGGAGGAACAAAGCAAGGAGACAGGTCACGGTCACACTTTCAACTACCCCTCTGGGTCCTCACCCCTCTATTAGAGATCCTCCCACAAGAGAGTTTTTAAAAGGCTGGAAGGTAGGGGTGTAAATGCaggaagacagagtgagaggtGCTTTATGAACAAGGCTGCCCCTTTCTTCTCTTGACCGTTGTCCTAGAGGCCAGTTGCGGGGGCTGACGTTGCCCAGAGCAGCACATTCAGCTAGTGTGACACAGAGGGGACACAGAGCACATGTCCCACCCTAGGACACACCCCAGAGCCCTAGCCACACAGACCTGGTGATGGGGAAGTGCCTACTGGGGTGTAGGCCAGTTCCCATTCCGTCTGGTTTTCTGGCTCAGTGGTGAATTCTGGGCTTGTCGTGGTCTCCTCTCCGGAGGGGACAGCAGCCACACCAGGCACCACCTGGGTAGCGATCCAGTCCTCCACAGAGGGCGTGGCTGTGCcaccctcttcttcttctggagaGGGCGCTGCTGAGACACCTAAAGAGATGAGGGTGCTAAGAATTCCTTCCTACCAGTGACCCATCCCAGGTTGGCCCTTCTCAAGGGGGACTAGAAGATTCCGAGAGGGGCCAGGCTGGTGCAAAAACCTTGCTAGACCTCgacagcccccccgcccccaaacccAGTGAGATGGTTTCTGTCTTCCTCAATAAGAGCTGTCTGCATCAATTACACAATTTCGATACGCACACACCATCAGCACACAGGTTATTTCAGGGCGGTCTGGGACATCTCTTCTGCAGAATCTATTatacatgccaggcattgtttaaaggtgttatgtatataaaatcattttatccCACAACAGCCTTATGAGATAGGTACTGTATCATTTACagctagggaaactgaggcacagagttaaATGACTCGCCCAGGGTCAGTGGCTTATAAGAGGCAGATCTAGTCTTTGAAGAAAAGCATCTGGCACCAGCCCCCGCTCTCACCTACGGCATGACGCTGCCTTTCCTGGGGACAGAAATTATGGGTCAAAAATAGGAGGCTGTGATTTAAAATCCATGAAGTCACCCCAGCACTGGAGGGTGAAGGAGGGACTTCTTGACTGGGGGTAACTGTTTTGGTTTGGGGGAAACCGGAGGTGGGCTTGGTCGGGAAAGAGGCCAAAACCTCTCGGCAGTTACAGAAAAGGCCGAGTTCACGGAAGGTCGGGGACTGTGCACGGGGGGGTGCATGGGTAAACATTGACAGGGAGACTAACTGGTGCAGCTTCTGCTGCTCGGGGGCCCCCGACAGCGGTACTGGCACAAGAGCCTCGACACATCATCCTCTGGGAGGGGTTTGGCTTTCGTGAGGCTGGCGGTGTGGGGCTGAGCTTTCTCTGAGCTGGGTTTTAAAAGGTGACCCTGGAAGTCTGAGAAACTTGGCAAAGCTCAGGTCTTATTTTTCATTAACTTTGTTTTGGAATAATTCTACATTCACAGGAAGCTACAAAGACACTCAGCTTTGATGCATCATATATAAAACACGGCTCAAGCTGCGACTACAATGTAGGTTCCAGTCAGTGCTTTCAGACCCGCCGATCTCATCCCTTCAGAGCCCCGCCCTAAGCCTTGGCCACGCCCTAGCCACGCCCTAGCCACACCCCCTGGGCCGTTTGATGACAGAATTCTCGGAACTCCCGCTAGTAAAGTGGTTTGATCCGCACTGGGTCCTCAGCACAGGTCAATTAAAAATCTGAGTTTCTGGTGTTTAGTGAAGCGTAATAGAACACTTGGACTCAACTCCTCACAAAAATATCTGGAAGCAGGAGAAACCTTGGCAAGGGTTGCAAATTAAAACGGTATATatattgtgtgcatgtgtatatgggTGTTATTTACAACAGTAAAGCTAACATTTGCTGAGAATTTACTATGTCCCAAGCACAATGCCAAGTGTTTTGTGTGCACTATCCCAGTTTATCGGTACAGCAACCCTTTCAGGTAGGAACTATTACAtcactattttatagatgaaacagaggaacagagaggttaagtgacttgcccagggtcacacagctattacGCAGAAGAACTGTAATCAAAATTCAGGTCAACCTGGTTTTAGAGCCCAAGCTTTCACtcgcctctctctgcctgtctcggAGGAACTTGAGAAGGATGTACATGCCTTGGGGTCAACGCTCAAGATCATGCTAGCTCCGGAGCTGGCCCTGCCCAAGAGGGACTGACTTTTCCCTCCTTGCTCTGATGGATGGGGATAGCGGGCAGGAGTGAAGGTGTGAAGGGGTGAAGCCAGAGGAGTCACCCCCAGGCAGAagggaggctggaggagaggtgaGAACACGTACCTCGGAAGCAGAAGGCATGATGCCGGGACAGTGGGTCTGGGAGGCCTGTCTGGTTGGGGTAAAGGTAGACGGTTCTCACGCCTGGCTTGTCTCCGCCACAGGAGGGCCTCGGGGTGACGATGGGGTAGCGGAGGCTGCCGTCGGACAGCCAGCCAGCATAGCACTTGTCCAGGCCCTGGCTCCAGGCGGCGTAGAGCTGGCCCGTGGAGGCCAGTGTGGCGTTGTGGGATTCACAGAATGCCAGGGCCTCCTCGAAGGTGAACTGTTCCGGGCGTGTGACAAAGAACACCTCccctgggggcagaggcaggtGCAGGTGTGACCCTCATGTCCACAGCCAGAGTAGCCTCAGCTCACCCAGGGGCGGGGCAAGAGAATTGAAGCCAGTTGGTCACTCTACATGGAAacagcctccctccttctctgttttctagaCTGCCCCGTCACACTTGGGGCCCCCCTCCTCTGCTAAGAGAGGCATTCCCTTGGGCACCTTCCCTCCAACTCCCCTGTGCTCCCTACACCACAGCACTTAAGCATGGAGCACCCGAACGCTGTGGAcctgcaacccccacccccaccctgggggcTCCTCGAGGGGAGGGGTGGGTCCTGTAGCCACTCTTGGGGTTTCGGTCCCCACACCCAGAACTGTACGCAGCTGCTTGTCTGAATTGGGGGCAGGAGGTTCACATTTAGTGGACACCTACTGTACCGGGCCCTTCTCATACACATCTCATTTGATACTCACAGAAATCTCTGATATGAGGCACAATCagccctattttatagatgaggaaaccgaggcccagagaggttaagtaacctgccccaGGTCCCCAAAACAGGTGAGTGGCTATACCAAAATCTTTCCAGAATAATGCCAGCATTTCCAAAATTGGGTTCTATGGGATAGTAATTTGATGATTATAATTGAAACGAAAAGACGTGAAACGCagcaaaataaaatgtctgtGGTTGAGTAAGCTTGGGCACTTGGCTAAGCACAGTTAAAGAGGTTTTTCtattgcaggacttctcagaggcTTTCATTTGTTCCAAGGCACCGAGATTCTCCAAGAGGCAGATGGGGGAGGCCTCGCCTGCAATCCTGGGGGACCCGTATGAACCATTccggagggagagagggagcttGGCCCGAGAGAGGGGCTGGGCCGGCCTTTCTGCCCCTGGGTGGGAAGAGAGCCGGGGGGATGGTAATTCCCCCTCCTCTTTGTGTCTCCCCATCAGCCCCCTGCCTGGCTGGGGCCCCAAATGTGAGAATGTGGCTTGTACCCTCGAGCCTGTCCACGTAGCAGTAGACATCATAGGTTTCTGACGGTGGCCGGACGCCGTAGGTCCTGACTCCCGGGCTGCTGTCTTTATCACCCACACATGGGGTTCGTGGGCTCACGATGGGGTATCTGcaaaggagggcaggaggggcacctgAAAGCCTATTCCAGGGGCCGGGAGAGGCAGGGCCCGGGGTGAGGCTGGCAGGCCTCTTGGGACTCTGGCAGGGTGCATCTTCAGTGACAGCAGTCCCCTTATGTGGCAAGCTCCCCGTGTGGCTGAGGAAAGGGTCTGGAGGCCCCTGGGGGGATTCCCGGCTTCAGAAGAGAGCCGGTTGTATAGAAGGGCATTGGGTCAAGCTGGAGGGGACCCGGGCGGGGGGGCCTTGAGGAgagattctccctccctgttCCTTGGGGGTAAATGACCAAGGACTTAATGTCACCTGGGGCCCTTCGCCACCGACTCAGGATAATATGCCTTGGTTCTGGGGGAGAAATTAGGGGAGCAGCCATGGAGTCATGAATTCGTTCATTATTGCACAGTGTATTGGGTGCCCACTGTGCACTGGCTGGCTCCCCAAGCCCGACCCCTCACGGTTCTGGGCTGGAAGCGAGGCTGGGCTCATCCCTCACCTGACAGTCTGGTCTTGCAGCCAGCCAGCATCACACTGCTCGTAGCCTGCTTCATAGGCGGCCTGGAGCTGCTCCGGGGAGGCGATCACTGCCCCGGTGCGCAGGCAGGCCTGCTGAGCTTCCGCAAACGTCAGGGCGTAGCGGGCAGAGCCTGGCCGGTAGTGGAACACAacccctgggtggggaggggagggagagaaggagagacgaGGTAGGCTCAGGGCAGGGACTGGATACCAGCATGCCGGTGCCCATGGGGCGGGTCCTCATGGCTTTGAGGGCGTGGAGGGAGCTCTGGCTCCTTGAGGAGTGACTTCCCTtcaccccctccttcctttcctgcttctgatcctcttcTCAACCAAGCTGGTTCCCTCCGCTTGTTCAAGCTGCTCCTGAACTCCATCTCCCTGAGAAAGCCTTTGATGACTCTTCTGCCCTGGGTGTCCCCAACCTTCCTCTTTGGGCCCCTCACTCCCAGACTGCTCATTTGTGCCTTTACCCTTTAAAACAAACGCATTTTTTTCTCATGACAAAAAGAATACACGTTCATTACAGAAcattcagaaaatacagaaaaggctAAGGAATACACCAACCATTAGCATTTCTTCCACTTGGCCCAGGGGCCAGGGGGTGGGCGGCCTCTCTGAAAGTGGCTGTGAGAGTTTTTGTGGGTGTGCACCGGGCACATTCTGGGGAGTGTCCTCATGGCTTTGGCCAGGTGCCCAAAGGGGCCCTGTCTTTGAGCCCCCCATTTACTCAGCCTTTCCTGTTGTATCCAGCCGCACACACACTTCCCTGGGTGATCGGCCAGGTTATATCACAGCTGCAAATCCCACATCCTCTGTCCTGTGGCAGGTGCCCATCCGTCCATTGGCGCCTTCTCACATGGTGGCCAGTGGGGCTCTTCCCAGTCCCGGGCCAACCCTCAGACCCGGCCATTGTTGGCGTTACCCCCCGGAACTTCCAAACAATTTCTCCTTCCCAACATATTGTATTTCTCTGGGCAATTCAGGCTGAAATCCTGCTTGGTGGCATCATGTGTGTGATGGTGGAAGACAGTGACTATTTGCTCTTCCCCCAGGAGGGGACACCACCAAGGCCCTTAGGAAAGCCACCCCAGAATGTCCTTCTGGTTCTTGGATTGGAGTATGGGGAACAGCTGAGCTCTATGTGACATGACATCCAAAGTCTCCAGACATT is part of the Neofelis nebulosa isolate mNeoNeb1 chromosome 7, mNeoNeb1.pri, whole genome shotgun sequence genome and encodes:
- the ACAN gene encoding aggrecan core protein isoform X3: MTTLLLVFVTLRVITAASAIEASDPDNSLSVSIPEPSPLRVLLGSSLTIPCYFIDPMHPVTTAPSTAPLSPRIKWSRISKEKEVVLLVATEGQVRVNSAYQDKVSLPNYPAIPSDATLEIQNLRSNDSGMYRCEVMHGIEDSEATLEVVVKGIVFHYRAISTRYTLDFDRAQRACLQNSAIIATPEQLQAAYEDGFHQCDAGWLADQTVRYPIHTPREGCYGDKDEFPGVRTYGIRDTNETYDVYCFAEDMEGEVFYATSPEKFTFQEAANECRRLGARLATTGQLYLAWQSGMDMCSAGWLADRSVRYPISKARPNCGGNLLGVRTVYLHANQTGYPDPSSRYDAICYTGEDFVDIPENFFGVGGEEDITIQTVTWPDVELPLPRNVTEGEARGNVILTVKPIFDVSPTIPEPEEPFTFVPEVGATAFPEAENRTGEATRPWGVPEESTPGLAFTAFTSEDHVVQVTAVPGATEVPGRPRLPGGVVFHYRPGSARYALTFAEAQQACLRTGAVIASPEQLQAAYEAGYEQCDAGWLQDQTVRYPIVSPRTPCVGDKDSSPGVRTYGVRPPSETYDVYCYVDRLEGEVFFVTRPEQFTFEEALAFCESHNATLASTGQLYAAWSQGLDKCYAGWLSDGSLRYPIVTPRPSCGGDKPGVRTVYLYPNQTGLPDPLSRHHAFCFRGVSAAPSPEEEEGGTATPSVEDWIATQVVPGVAAVPSGEETTTSPEFTTEPENQTEWELAYTPVGTSPSPGIPPTWPPTSAATEESTEGPSGTEVPSASEEPSPSEEPGPSEEPFPWEEPSTLAPPVPSGTEMPGSGEASGVPEVSGDFTGSGEVSGRLDSSGQPSGEISSGLPSGDLDSSGLTSAVGSGLPVESGLASGDEDRITGPSIPKVGGEGLETSASGVGDLSGLPSAEGPEVSASGVEVLSGLPSGEGPEVSASGVGDLSGLPSGEGPEVSASGVGDLSGLPSGEGPEVSASGVEVLSGLPSGEGPEVSASGVGDLSGLPSGEGPEVSASGVEVLSGLPSAEGPEVSASGVEVLSGLPSGEGPEVSASGVEVLSGLPSGEGPEVSASGVGDLSGLPSAEGPEVSASGVEVLSGLPSAEGPEVSASGVGDLSGLPSGEGPEVSASGVEVLSGLPSGEGPEVSASGVEVLSGLPSGEGPEVSASGIGDLSGLPSGREGLETSASGVGDLSGLPSGVEGHPETSASGVGDLSEFYSGGEGLETSASGAEELSGLPSGKEDLIGSASGDLDLGRIPSGTLGSGQAPEASGLPSGFSGEYSGVDLGSGPSSGLPDFSGLPSGFPTVSLVDTTLVEVVTTTTASELEGRGTIGISGAGETSGLPSSELDISGAVSGLPSGAELSGQASGSPDISGETSGFFGVSGQPSGFPDISGGTSGLFEVSGQASGFSGETSAVTELSGLVSGQPDVSGEASGVLSGSGQPFGITDLSGETSGVPGVSGTTSGIPDLVPSAVSGSGESSGITFVDTSLVEVTPTTFKEEEGLGSVELSGLPSGEAGLSGTSGIMDVSGRSSGAVDSGGFTSPPPEFSGLPSAVAEVSGESSGAEIGSSLPSGAYDGSGLASGFPTVSLVDRTLVESVTQAPTAQEAGEGPSGIVELSGAHSGAPDVSGDHSGFLDLSGPQSGLVEPGGEPSSTPYFSGDFSGTVDVSGESSAATGTSGEASGLPEVTLITSEFVEGVTEPTVSQELAQRPPMTHTPRLFESSGEASASGEMSGATPTFPGSGVGSVPESSSETPAFPEAGAGASAAPEVSGGASGSPDVSETTPTFPDADVEGGSGLAVSGSTSAFPEGPGEGSATPEAREEPTTTHDVGTEASGWASATPMASGDRTEIGRDLSGHTSGLDVVIGTSVPESEWTQQTQRPAEAHLEIESSSPLHSGEETQTATFPTDASIPTPPGGTDESAATVGDIDECLSSPCLNGATCVDAIDSFTCLCLPSYRGDLCEIDQELCEEGWTKFQGHCYRYFPDRESWVDAESRCRAQQSHLSSIVTPEEQEFVNNNAQDYQWIGLNDRTIEGDFRWSDGHSLQFENWRPNQPDNFFVSGEDCVVMIWHEKGEWNDVPCNYYLPFTCKKGTVACGDPPVVEHARTFGQKKDRYEINSLVRYQCTEGFVQRHVPTIRCQPSGHWEQPRITCTDPSTYKRRLQKRSSRPARRSRPSTAH